A single window of Nocardioides kongjuensis DNA harbors:
- a CDS encoding CHAT domain-containing protein — protein MEDLLDLALDQPEEARRRAEVVLAAEPDELSRSYAYQCLGIVLRDAGSTVEALAALRSAVRAARRSADPDRVRDVRATLGVTLAFDGRSRAALRELETAFAGAEGEVAAKIAVRLAGVLTVLGRHDDAIPVLHVALREIQQAGNRAWEARTHLWLAYVLLRLGRVDEAETAVVASARILAEEGAWVDRLASLTNLAEIAVARGDHAAALRRFADTAEAYDRAGLPIAPGFVSMFADAYLSVGLTVEAVALLRDFDARIAPLEQAEFLATLATALLADGDAAAAVDAARQSALLFKRQDRPWFGLRSRLTAVRARLAQDDRRGLVGEAAAVAEELDTQSADEAPLALTLAGRLAQGDDRANFWTRAASYRHHPNALVRAGAWHAQALAREETHDRGGVLRAAAAGLDAIDEHRRLIGSSELRALATTHGRDLTTIALRHAASDARTLLRWSERTRATALAQPPATSDAATIPASLAALRDNGRQLAEARQEGAETEELERERRRLERAVRAESHTLSATTAAQQRPARVEEILAATGETCLVELVDVDGSLHVVVAHAGKVRRRVAGTTSEIAALLGPAGMLLRRAARGRPADTGAIGKALQEAVLGDAVRLLPDTPVVLAPTARLHGLAWSLLPTLHDRPFAVVPSAGQWLRARATPPPRNAGTVLVAGPSLASGGAEVPVLAQRHPDAVLLDGPGATLTAVLAHLDGAGLVHLAAHGRFRADSPLFSALDLADGPLTVHDLERVRRAPYRVVLSACESGVLAPVGADELLGLAAALFSLGTAGLVCSVGEVNDDATAALMVDLHAALATGSDPATALCEVRRRAAGDPVAAGTAAAFLALGV, from the coding sequence ATGGAGGACCTGCTCGACCTGGCGCTCGACCAGCCCGAGGAAGCCCGTCGGCGTGCCGAGGTCGTCCTCGCCGCGGAGCCCGACGAGCTCAGCCGGTCGTACGCCTACCAGTGCCTCGGCATCGTCCTCCGCGACGCCGGCAGCACGGTCGAGGCGCTGGCCGCCCTGCGCAGCGCGGTGCGGGCCGCGCGCCGGAGCGCCGACCCCGATCGGGTGCGCGACGTCCGCGCGACCCTGGGGGTCACCCTCGCCTTCGACGGCCGCTCCCGGGCCGCGCTGCGAGAGCTCGAGACGGCCTTCGCCGGCGCCGAGGGCGAGGTCGCAGCCAAGATCGCGGTGCGGCTGGCGGGTGTGCTCACCGTGCTCGGGCGGCATGACGACGCCATCCCGGTCCTTCACGTCGCTCTTCGGGAGATCCAGCAGGCGGGGAACCGCGCCTGGGAGGCGCGGACCCACCTCTGGCTGGCCTACGTCCTGCTGCGTCTCGGTCGCGTCGACGAGGCCGAGACCGCGGTGGTCGCGAGCGCCCGCATCCTGGCGGAGGAGGGCGCCTGGGTCGACCGGCTCGCCAGCCTGACGAACCTCGCCGAGATCGCGGTCGCTCGGGGAGATCACGCTGCCGCGTTGCGCCGCTTCGCCGACACGGCCGAGGCGTATGACCGGGCGGGTTTGCCGATCGCGCCCGGCTTCGTCTCGATGTTCGCCGACGCCTACCTCTCAGTGGGGCTCACGGTCGAGGCGGTTGCGCTCCTTCGCGACTTCGACGCAAGGATCGCTCCGCTCGAACAGGCCGAGTTCCTGGCAACGCTGGCCACGGCATTGCTCGCTGATGGTGATGCCGCGGCGGCAGTCGATGCGGCACGGCAGTCTGCGTTGCTCTTCAAGCGCCAGGACCGGCCTTGGTTCGGGCTGCGCAGTCGCCTCACCGCCGTCCGGGCACGCCTGGCCCAGGACGACCGGCGTGGTCTGGTCGGCGAGGCCGCGGCAGTCGCCGAGGAGCTCGACACGCAGAGTGCGGACGAGGCCCCCCTCGCCCTCACCCTCGCCGGCCGGCTGGCCCAGGGCGACGACCGGGCGAACTTCTGGACCCGGGCCGCGTCGTACCGCCACCACCCCAATGCCCTCGTCCGCGCCGGCGCCTGGCACGCCCAGGCCCTGGCCCGCGAGGAGACGCACGACCGGGGCGGGGTGCTGCGCGCGGCCGCTGCCGGACTCGACGCGATCGACGAGCACCGACGGCTGATCGGCTCCTCCGAGCTCCGGGCGCTGGCGACCACCCACGGGCGTGACCTGACGACCATCGCGCTGCGGCACGCGGCCAGTGACGCCCGGACCCTGCTGCGGTGGAGCGAGCGGACCCGGGCCACGGCGCTGGCGCAGCCGCCGGCGACCTCGGACGCGGCGACCATCCCTGCCTCGCTGGCGGCCCTGCGCGACAACGGACGGCAGCTCGCCGAGGCTCGGCAGGAGGGCGCGGAGACCGAGGAGCTCGAGCGGGAGCGGCGGCGCCTGGAGCGGGCGGTGCGGGCGGAGAGCCACACGCTGTCGGCCACCACGGCCGCGCAGCAGCGGCCGGCGCGGGTCGAGGAGATCCTCGCGGCGACCGGCGAGACCTGCCTGGTCGAGCTGGTCGACGTCGACGGGAGCCTCCACGTCGTGGTCGCCCACGCCGGAAAGGTACGACGCCGGGTCGCCGGCACGACCAGCGAGATCGCCGCCCTGCTCGGCCCAGCGGGGATGCTGCTGCGGCGTGCGGCCCGCGGCCGGCCTGCCGACACCGGCGCCATCGGGAAGGCCCTCCAGGAGGCGGTCCTCGGCGACGCCGTCCGCCTCCTCCCCGACACCCCGGTCGTGCTCGCACCGACCGCCCGTCTGCACGGACTGGCCTGGTCGCTGCTGCCCACGCTCCACGACCGGCCGTTCGCGGTGGTCCCGTCGGCGGGCCAGTGGCTGCGGGCCCGGGCCACCCCGCCTCCGCGGAACGCCGGCACGGTCCTCGTCGCCGGCCCGTCCCTGGCGAGCGGCGGCGCCGAGGTGCCGGTCCTGGCGCAGCGGCACCCGGACGCCGTCCTGCTCGACGGGCCGGGCGCCACGCTCACCGCGGTGCTGGCCCACCTCGACGGCGCTGGTCTGGTCCACCTGGCCGCCCACGGCCGGTTCCGGGCGGACAGCCCGCTGTTCTCGGCGCTCGACCTGGCCGACGGCCCGCTGACGGTCCACGACCTGGAGCGGGTCCGGCGGGCGCCGTACCGCGTCGTGCTCTCGGCCTGCGAGTCCGGCGTGCTCGCCCCGGTCGGTGCGGACGAGCTCCTCGGGCTGGCGGCGGCGCTGTTCTCGCTCGGCACCGCCGGCCTGGTGTGCAGCGTCGGTGAGGTCAACGACGACGCGACCGCCGCCCTGATGGTCGACCTCCATGCCGCGCTCGCCACCGGCAGCGACCCGGCGACCGCCCTGTGCGAGGTACGCCGCCGAGCCGCGGGCGACCCGGTCGCGGCCGGCACCGCAGCGGCCTTCCTCGCGCTGGGCGTGTGA
- a CDS encoding esterase/lipase family protein: MLRRALTTVAVLLALLGGLLVAPPAQADTKPLPVPYSFLPNAAFGGMPGANAPGTNDFTCTPTAAHPRPVILLHGILGNRSTNWQTYGPLLKNNGYCVFSLTYGVEYDVTPVNLFGGLDDMRTSARQLKRFVTRVLEATGATKVDLVGHSEGTLMPQWYLKYLGGAKRVENFVGLASAFKGTGVASLGDLVAGVLPDGILPTGCRSCLQFSPTSRFMKKLHEGGMVQPGVHYTSIVTKYDELVLPYTNGTLPGVNNVVLQDVCKQDYSEHFQIASSRNAAQVVLNALDPEHPRPIRCALVLPFVGELIPGLL, from the coding sequence ATGCTGCGCCGTGCCCTGACGACCGTCGCCGTCCTGCTCGCCCTGCTCGGCGGCCTCCTCGTCGCACCCCCGGCGCAGGCCGACACCAAGCCGCTGCCGGTGCCCTACAGCTTCTTGCCGAACGCCGCGTTCGGTGGCATGCCCGGCGCCAACGCTCCCGGCACCAACGACTTCACCTGCACGCCCACCGCCGCCCACCCGCGCCCGGTGATCCTGCTGCACGGCATCCTCGGCAACCGCTCCACCAACTGGCAGACCTACGGCCCGCTCCTGAAGAACAACGGCTACTGCGTGTTCTCGCTGACCTACGGCGTCGAGTACGACGTCACCCCGGTCAACCTGTTCGGCGGCCTCGACGACATGCGGACCAGCGCCCGCCAGCTCAAGCGGTTCGTCACGAGAGTGCTGGAGGCGACCGGTGCGACCAAGGTCGACCTGGTCGGCCACTCCGAGGGCACGCTGATGCCGCAGTGGTACCTCAAGTACCTCGGCGGCGCGAAGCGGGTCGAGAACTTCGTCGGCCTCGCCTCCGCCTTCAAGGGCACCGGCGTCGCCTCGCTCGGCGACCTGGTCGCCGGCGTCCTCCCCGACGGCATCCTGCCGACCGGCTGCCGCTCCTGCCTGCAGTTCTCGCCGACGTCAAGGTTCATGAAGAAGCTCCACGAGGGCGGCATGGTCCAGCCCGGGGTGCACTACACGAGCATCGTCACGAAGTACGACGAGCTGGTGCTGCCCTACACCAACGGCACCCTGCCCGGCGTGAACAACGTGGTGCTCCAGGACGTCTGCAAGCAGGACTACTCCGAGCACTTCCAGATCGCGTCGAGCCGCAACGCCGCCCAGGTCGTGCTCAACGCGCTCGACCCCGAGCACCCGCGGCCGATCCGCTGCGCGCTGGTCCTGCCGTTCGTCGGCGAGCTGATCCCCGGACTGCTCTGA